TTCATAGTTTTCCTGACATTGGTTAATCCAGTAGTGAGCTTCTTTTCTCACCAGTCCAAAATTAAGTTTTACCAGTTGATTGCGAACAGTTGCCGAGGGAGATTGCTGATATTCTCGCAACAACTGCCAAATTTCATGCTTCAGTTCGTAAGTGACAGTGGTTGGCATAGCACCGCGTTTATAAGTCAAACAGACAAAGAGGGGGAAAGGGGAGCCAGTGCGGTGAGGTAGCCCCCCAGAAAGGCGGTTCCCGTCGAACGCGAGTGCGTCTTTGACAGGAGATGGGGGACTACCGAACCCGAAGGGTCTTGGTGTCGGATTAAGTAGAGCATCTGGCGTGAAAGGGGAAATATGAGTGTTTTTTATTTAGCTTTGGGATGACCTATAGCTTTAAAAAAGTACCTAGACAAAAAATATAAAATTTGTTACCAATTATCAAACCGAAATTGTACTTAATTTTTCTTTATTAATAATCGGGTTTTCGTCTAGAGATAAACTGAAGCTAAAAAGGATTTATATAGATATGAGCAACTTTTTTCAGCAAAATTACTGAAATTTAAAAAAGTCATTCATGACATCTTTAAACTGGGGACTGGGGGTTGGGAAAGAGGCGATTGGGGATTGGGAATTGAGAGAACTCTTTGCTTGTCACCAGTACCCAGTACTCTTGATATTCAGCCAATAAAAAAAGGGCTATATAGCCCTTTTTGGATTGAAATTAGTTGTGATGATGCCAGGTAAGTCAAAACTAGCGCCATCAGCAGAGGAAAAGCCTTAGTCCCATAGCATTTCTCAGATGGAATATGAAAGGGGAAGAAGGTGCGATGCGGAGTACTGCAACAGATGCGGAACGCCTGATTAACCTAACGCGAACAAAATTACCGTCTGTGAGAACCATTTATGTGTGGATACTCAATCTTGATTTAAGCACTCGGTTCAACCCGACCGTAAAACAGACCGCGAATTTTAACTTCTTTAGGTTCGCCGGCGCCTAAATCGGTATCGGAGGGCTGGTCACTCTCGAATGTACCAGCAATTTCACCAGTAGCACTGTCTACTTTGGCAATCGAGAGAGAAATTCTGCCTTTAAGAACTTCTGCACGCTTAACGTTAGTTCGGGTAAGGTCTTTCTTATCTGCTTGGGCAGGTAGAGCCACAGCATTATCATAGCCACTGACGACACCGCGACCTTTAGGATCTAAAAAGGCAGCACCGCGATAAGAAGGAACTTTGAATTCGCCTTCAAAATCTGTGGAAGTATTAATCGAAGTCAAACCAGGTTGTGATTTCGCAACCAAGTTTTTGATGGTGAACAGGAAAGGTACTCGTTCACCGCCAGGTAGTTGTACAGTGGTGGCTTGGAAGTCTAAACCATCTTTTTCCACAAAAGTCAAGCTTTTATCTGGGTTGACTTTTATATCACCTTGCACCTGGTCAATGGTGGAAGTGTATCTGGTCAACAATTTGCCCGCAATAAATTCAGCTTCTTGCCGTTTGTTAGCAGGTTCTTCTTTGATAAAGTAATTAGTCGGTTCCAAACACAGTTCTTTGAGCACGTAAGACTGGCTAGAATCAATGGGAATGGAACCACGGCTTGTTTCTGTTAATTGGGGGCATTTGTTAGCCAAGCCAGTGCCTCGAATTTGTTCGTAAGTGAGTAAATCCCTGCTGCTACTCGAGGGAGCATCACTACAAGCTGTTATTAGTCCCAGGCATAAAGCCAAGAATGCAACAATTAAAGCGCGATACCTCATGGTCAACCTCAATTTCGTCAAAAATTAATATCTCAGTTGTAAAACTGGATAGGGTCAAGGAAAAATATGGCTATTCTTCTTGTCCCATCCGAAGCAGTGCGTGGGATTTTTACCCCACACGGCTACAATCATGCGTTTTTACCCTTTTGTCATTATCGGGCTTCAGGCTGCCATCAGTAACAGTTTTTTCGTCATGGCAATCGCATCCATAGCGTAGACAATCATTCGTTGGTTGTTACGTAGATGTCGGCACTACATACAGCCAATTGTCTTATGGAATTAAACTAAGCCAGATCATACGATTTTTTTAAGTAAAAATCTAAGGACTTTGATCTCAGGCAGGAAAATAGCGATCGCG
Above is a genomic segment from Tolypothrix sp. NIES-4075 containing:
- a CDS encoding photosystem II manganese-stabilizing polypeptide, with amino-acid sequence MRYRALIVAFLALCLGLITACSDAPSSSSRDLLTYEQIRGTGLANKCPQLTETSRGSIPIDSSQSYVLKELCLEPTNYFIKEEPANKRQEAEFIAGKLLTRYTSTIDQVQGDIKVNPDKSLTFVEKDGLDFQATTVQLPGGERVPFLFTIKNLVAKSQPGLTSINTSTDFEGEFKVPSYRGAAFLDPKGRGVVSGYDNAVALPAQADKKDLTRTNVKRAEVLKGRISLSIAKVDSATGEIAGTFESDQPSDTDLGAGEPKEVKIRGLFYGRVEPSA